In Neorhizobium galegae, the following proteins share a genomic window:
- a CDS encoding alkaline phosphatase → MRKIFAALVVSTVLAGAAQAATVYPLDRATILAGSPFDFKVEFTSVVKPEDVKITVNGQDYKSVLGKEVQFVAEEKNKDKLLGSAVILRGLTLANAGDYKVEISAGSETRTVTWNVYGTSAAPKAKNVIFLLGDGLSVAHRTAARIMSKGMTEGKANARLAMDDLDRMAFVGTSATNAINTDSANTMSAYMTGHKTAVNAIGVYADRTPDPLDDPRVETIAEALRRQTGKSIGIVATSEIEDATPAAVVAHTRNRNDKADVVGMLLDVKPEVVLGGGSAYFLPQATAGSKRKDDKDFINLFKDAGYTLATDKNELAASANANGLLLGLFHPGNLDVTLDREFLKKGTVEKYPNQPGLVAMTKVALDRLSKDQDGFFLMVEASSIDKMSHPLDWDRAVVDTIEFDKAIGLAREFQKANPDTLIVVTGDHTHGVSIIGTVDDEKPGTEMREKVGIYAEAGFPNYKDENGDGYPDKIDVSRRLFLAANNGPDHYETFRPKMDGPFVPAIQNEKKEYVVNEQYKNVPGAVFVQGNIPKSGDSGVHSVDDVVLQAAGPGSEGFKGYMEQSDIYKVLADTFALGSKQTN, encoded by the coding sequence ATGCGCAAGATTTTTGCCGCCCTGGTCGTTTCGACCGTGCTTGCCGGGGCCGCCCAAGCCGCCACCGTATATCCGCTGGATCGCGCCACGATCCTCGCCGGCTCCCCCTTCGACTTCAAGGTTGAGTTCACCTCGGTCGTAAAGCCGGAAGACGTCAAGATCACCGTCAACGGCCAGGACTACAAGAGCGTTCTCGGCAAGGAAGTCCAGTTCGTCGCGGAAGAAAAGAACAAGGACAAGCTCCTCGGTTCTGCCGTCATCCTGCGTGGCCTGACGCTCGCCAATGCCGGCGATTACAAGGTCGAGATTTCGGCCGGTTCCGAGACCAGGACCGTCACCTGGAACGTCTACGGCACGAGCGCTGCCCCGAAGGCCAAGAACGTCATCTTCCTGCTCGGCGACGGGCTGTCGGTCGCCCACCGCACCGCTGCCCGCATCATGTCCAAGGGGATGACCGAAGGCAAGGCAAACGCCCGCCTCGCCATGGACGACCTCGACCGCATGGCTTTCGTCGGCACCTCGGCCACCAACGCGATCAACACCGACTCGGCCAACACGATGTCCGCCTACATGACCGGTCACAAGACCGCCGTGAACGCGATTGGCGTCTACGCCGACCGGACTCCGGACCCGTTGGACGATCCGAGGGTCGAAACGATCGCCGAAGCCCTCCGCCGCCAGACCGGCAAATCGATCGGTATCGTCGCTACGTCCGAAATCGAAGACGCCACCCCGGCTGCCGTCGTTGCCCACACCCGCAACCGCAACGACAAGGCAGATGTCGTCGGCATGCTTCTCGACGTGAAGCCGGAAGTCGTGCTCGGCGGCGGTTCCGCTTACTTCCTGCCGCAGGCGACTGCCGGTTCGAAGCGCAAGGACGACAAGGACTTTATCAACCTCTTCAAGGATGCCGGTTACACGCTGGCCACCGACAAGAACGAACTTGCCGCCAGCGCAAACGCCAATGGGCTGCTGCTCGGCCTGTTCCATCCCGGCAATCTGGACGTAACGCTCGACCGCGAGTTCCTGAAGAAGGGTACCGTCGAAAAGTATCCGAACCAGCCGGGTCTGGTCGCGATGACCAAGGTTGCTCTTGATCGCCTTTCCAAGGATCAGGACGGCTTCTTCCTGATGGTCGAAGCCTCCTCGATCGACAAGATGTCCCATCCGCTCGACTGGGACCGCGCCGTCGTCGATACCATCGAATTCGACAAGGCGATCGGCCTTGCCCGCGAGTTCCAGAAGGCCAACCCCGACACGCTGATCGTCGTCACCGGCGACCATACCCATGGCGTTTCCATCATCGGCACGGTTGACGACGAAAAGCCGGGCACCGAGATGCGCGAAAAGGTCGGCATCTATGCGGAAGCCGGCTTCCCGAACTACAAGGACGAAAACGGCGACGGTTATCCGGACAAGATCGACGTCTCGCGCCGCCTGTTCCTCGCCGCCAACAACGGCCCCGACCACTATGAAACCTTCCGCCCGAAGATGGATGGCCCGTTCGTTCCGGCCATCCAGAACGAGAAGAAGGAATATGTCGTCAACGAACAGTACAAGAATGTCCCCGGCGCGGTCTTCGTTCAGGGCAATATCCCGAAAAGCGGCGACAGCGGCGTACACTCGGTTGATGACGTCGTCTTGCAGGCGGCCGGACCCGGTTCGGAAGGTTTCAAGGGCTATATGGAACAAAGCGACATCTACAAGGTGCTCGCCGATACCTTCGCCCTCGGCAGCAAGCAGACCAACTAA
- the exbB gene encoding tonB-system energizer ExbB, translating to MRQPIRSRLPIALAAVVLTASAVMAQAPAPDTSTQAPPSPQAASPSGAQPTQAPPAPAAQAAPTTSRTAPNEPAASSTAAPPTAQPTNPATPQPEASASQPAVSTGAPASNTAQPTPASPAQAPTQAPGARQPIDMFTQFLEPEQRSDLPHNLSPWGMFMAADWVVKSVMIGLAFASLITWTVWLAKTLELAGARARAARTLKVIRTSRTLSEAVGATGGRGGPAALMLRSAAEEMQLSEAALDHAHGDGVKERVGSTLSRIEAYAGRRMSRGTGVLATIGSTAPFVGLFGTVWGIMNAFIGISESQTTNLAVVAPGIAEALLATAIGLVAAIPAVVIYNVFARSITGYRQLLADAAAGVERLVSRDLDFRKVPPGSRKAPVSLVAGG from the coding sequence ATGCGCCAGCCGATCAGGAGCCGGTTACCGATCGCTCTCGCGGCCGTGGTACTGACGGCTTCGGCGGTGATGGCGCAGGCGCCTGCACCGGATACATCGACGCAAGCACCGCCCTCGCCGCAGGCTGCCTCACCTTCCGGCGCACAGCCGACCCAGGCGCCCCCCGCTCCTGCCGCGCAGGCAGCGCCGACAACCTCCCGCACGGCGCCGAACGAGCCGGCAGCCTCGTCGACCGCGGCACCGCCCACCGCGCAGCCGACCAATCCCGCTACCCCGCAGCCGGAAGCTTCCGCCTCGCAACCCGCCGTTTCGACAGGAGCACCGGCGAGCAACACCGCCCAGCCCACGCCTGCCAGCCCGGCCCAAGCACCGACCCAGGCACCGGGGGCACGCCAGCCGATCGACATGTTCACGCAGTTCCTGGAGCCTGAACAGCGTTCGGACCTGCCGCACAACCTTTCGCCCTGGGGCATGTTCATGGCGGCCGACTGGGTCGTCAAAAGCGTGATGATCGGGCTCGCATTCGCTTCACTGATCACCTGGACGGTCTGGCTTGCGAAGACGCTGGAGCTTGCAGGCGCGCGCGCGCGCGCCGCCCGCACACTGAAGGTCATCCGCACCTCCCGCACGCTTTCGGAAGCTGTCGGCGCCACCGGTGGCCGCGGCGGTCCCGCCGCGCTGATGCTGCGGTCCGCGGCAGAAGAAATGCAGCTTTCAGAAGCAGCCCTCGACCATGCCCATGGCGACGGCGTGAAGGAACGGGTCGGCTCGACGCTCTCCCGCATCGAGGCCTATGCCGGCCGGCGCATGTCGCGCGGTACCGGCGTGCTTGCGACGATCGGTTCGACGGCTCCGTTCGTCGGCCTGTTCGGCACGGTCTGGGGTATCATGAACGCCTTCATCGGTATCTCGGAGTCACAGACCACCAACCTCGCCGTCGTTGCGCCCGGCATCGCTGAAGCGCTGCTTGCGACCGCGATCGGCCTCGTTGCGGCCATTCCGGCGGTCGTCATCTACAACGTCTTCGCCCGTTCGATCACCGGCTACCGGCAGCTGCTGGCGGATGCCGCAGCGGGTGTGGAACGGCTGGTGAGCCGCGACCTCGATTTCCGCAAGGTTCCTCCGGGCAGCCGCAAGGCGCCGGTCTCGCTGGTGGCAGGGGGCTGA
- a CDS encoding Ldh family oxidoreductase produces the protein MHITLPEAETLVQSVFETNGVLAETARSVAHALVHAEAAGQYGHGLRRVPAYIGQARSGKVDGKAKAVATRPRPAVLVVDAAFGYAYPAFDIAVAELPKIAREQGIALGAIHRSHHAGVMALTVERFAEQGLVALMFANAPASMAAWGGRKRLFGTNPIAFATPVAGEDPLVIDLALSTVAAGKIMAARQKGESIPEGWAFDADGKPTTDPHAAHKGLMAPSGGAKGAALALMVEILSAGLTGSNFSYEASSFMDEKGPPPSVGQTLIVIDPSASTASAAERIAELAHEMASEEGVRLPGRRGQNARRKAIEQGLDIDDEVISAIKALV, from the coding sequence ATGCACATCACTCTCCCGGAAGCCGAAACGCTCGTTCAGAGCGTATTCGAAACCAATGGCGTTCTTGCCGAGACCGCCCGATCCGTCGCCCATGCGCTCGTGCACGCGGAAGCTGCCGGGCAGTACGGTCATGGCCTCCGCCGCGTTCCCGCCTATATCGGCCAGGCACGCAGCGGCAAGGTGGATGGCAAGGCCAAGGCCGTCGCCACCCGGCCGCGGCCGGCGGTGCTTGTCGTCGATGCGGCATTCGGTTACGCCTATCCGGCCTTCGATATCGCAGTCGCCGAGCTTCCGAAAATCGCCCGGGAACAAGGCATCGCGCTTGGTGCCATCCATCGCTCCCACCATGCGGGCGTCATGGCGCTGACCGTGGAGCGGTTTGCCGAGCAGGGCCTCGTGGCATTGATGTTTGCCAATGCGCCGGCCTCGATGGCCGCCTGGGGCGGCAGGAAGCGGCTGTTCGGCACCAACCCGATCGCCTTTGCGACGCCGGTCGCCGGCGAGGATCCGCTGGTCATCGACCTGGCGCTCTCGACCGTCGCGGCCGGCAAGATCATGGCCGCGCGCCAGAAGGGCGAAAGCATCCCAGAAGGCTGGGCCTTCGACGCCGACGGCAAGCCGACCACCGATCCGCACGCGGCCCACAAGGGCCTGATGGCGCCCTCCGGCGGCGCCAAGGGCGCGGCGCTGGCGCTGATGGTGGAAATCCTCTCGGCGGGCCTGACCGGCTCGAACTTCTCCTACGAGGCAAGCTCGTTCATGGACGAGAAAGGCCCGCCGCCCTCGGTCGGCCAGACGCTTATTGTCATCGATCCTTCCGCAAGCACGGCTTCGGCGGCCGAGCGGATCGCCGAACTCGCGCATGAGATGGCCTCCGAAGAAGGCGTGCGCCTGCCCGGACGGCGCGGCCAGAACGCGCGCCGGAAGGCGATCGAGCAGGGGCTCGATATCGACGACGAGGTTATCTCGGCGATCAAGGCGCTGGTCTAG
- the exbD gene encoding TonB system transport protein ExbD yields MAGGIREQHGDELSENHEINVTPFIDVMLVLLIIFMVAAPLATVDINVDLPASTAKPAERPEEPLYLTVKEDLSLNIGNDAVGREQLAATLDRVTEGKKDTRVFLRADKAVDYGQFMEVMNLLRDSGYLKIALVGLETLPAPAAPAAPAPAGNAPAAAPAVPATGGNP; encoded by the coding sequence ATGGCCGGCGGCATCCGCGAACAGCACGGCGACGAGCTTTCCGAAAACCACGAGATCAACGTGACGCCGTTCATCGACGTCATGCTGGTGCTGCTGATCATCTTCATGGTGGCGGCACCGCTGGCGACCGTCGACATCAATGTCGATCTTCCCGCCTCGACCGCAAAGCCCGCCGAACGGCCGGAGGAGCCGCTCTACCTGACGGTGAAGGAAGACCTGAGCCTCAATATCGGCAATGACGCAGTGGGGCGCGAGCAGCTTGCGGCGACCCTCGACCGCGTCACGGAGGGCAAGAAGGACACCCGCGTGTTCCTGCGTGCGGACAAGGCGGTCGATTACGGCCAGTTCATGGAGGTCATGAACCTGCTGCGCGATTCCGGCTACCTCAAGATCGCGCTGGTCGGGCTTGAAACGCTGCCGGCACCGGCGGCTCCGGCCGCGCCGGCGCCCGCCGGAAATGCTCCTGCCGCCGCACCCGCCGTACCGGCAACCGGAGGCAATCCATGA
- the kduD gene encoding 2-dehydro-3-deoxy-D-gluconate 5-dehydrogenase KduD, producing the protein MAVSFDLTGKTAIVTGANTGLGQAISVALAQAGADVALVGRSSMAETEAAVSAAGGRSLSIQADLSTLEPVDRIISETVAWTGRADILVNNAGIIRRADAIDFSEADWDAVMDVNLKTVFFLSQAFARRLIAEGKGGKIVNIASLLSFQGGIRIPSYTASKSGLAGLTRLLACEWAGKGINVNAIAPGYFSTNNTEALRDDPDRNAAILSRIPAGHWGQPEELGGAAVFLASPASDYVHGVVLPVDGGWLAR; encoded by the coding sequence ATGGCTGTTTCATTCGACCTGACGGGCAAGACGGCGATCGTCACCGGTGCCAATACGGGACTTGGCCAAGCGATATCCGTGGCGCTGGCGCAGGCCGGCGCGGATGTGGCGCTGGTCGGGCGCTCCTCCATGGCCGAAACGGAAGCAGCGGTCAGCGCGGCGGGCGGCCGCAGCCTGTCGATCCAGGCAGACCTTTCGACGCTCGAACCGGTCGATCGGATCATCAGCGAAACGGTCGCATGGACCGGGCGTGCCGATATCCTCGTCAACAATGCCGGGATCATCCGCCGGGCCGACGCGATCGATTTCAGTGAGGCCGACTGGGATGCGGTGATGGACGTGAACCTGAAGACCGTGTTCTTCCTTTCCCAGGCGTTTGCACGCCGGCTGATTGCCGAGGGCAAGGGCGGCAAGATCGTCAACATCGCCTCGCTGCTCTCCTTCCAGGGCGGCATCCGCATCCCTTCCTATACGGCCTCGAAAAGCGGACTTGCCGGCCTGACCCGGCTGCTCGCCTGCGAATGGGCAGGCAAGGGCATCAACGTCAATGCCATTGCGCCCGGCTATTTCTCGACCAACAACACAGAAGCGCTGCGCGACGATCCGGACCGCAACGCGGCGATCCTCAGCCGTATTCCAGCCGGGCACTGGGGCCAGCCGGAAGAGCTCGGCGGAGCCGCAGTATTCCTCGCCTCGCCGGCATCCGACTATGTGCATGGCGTCGTGCTGCCGGTCGATGGCGGCTGGCTGGCGCGCTGA
- a CDS encoding ABC transporter permease has translation MIRFILADLRRLWAGAVVVVLLVALATALGVTVTLQERALRLGSARAADKFDLVIGAAGSETQLVLSSIFLQPAPLPLMPGGVLAKLSKDPRVAWVAPVGFGDSFAGYPLVGTTRALIGSTVSGFAAGRMFEKEGEAVVGAAVKLPVGAEIKPMHGTAQMGGETHAGVVYHVTGRLPATGTPWDRAILVPIQAVWHVHGLGHGHEQEDEQHHEGEVAAADHPDEDHDHHGAIDADAAIDEDFASDAPGLPAVLVKPKTIADAYKLRQEYRNGNTLAVFPGEVLTSLYATLGDAKMVLSAVAAGSQGLVAAALVLVTVTHIGQRRRQIGALRAFGAPRLSVFAIVWFELFLLVTLGIGLGFLTGLAAARLIANAFTVKSGIILPVGFTGEDWRMALILIGASAVLSAVPAVLAYRQSPAAALRA, from the coding sequence ATGATCCGTTTCATCCTTGCCGATCTGCGCCGTCTCTGGGCCGGTGCCGTCGTCGTCGTGCTTCTCGTGGCGCTTGCGACCGCTCTCGGCGTCACCGTCACGCTGCAGGAACGCGCCTTGCGGCTCGGCAGCGCCCGCGCCGCCGACAAGTTCGATCTGGTCATCGGCGCGGCGGGCAGCGAGACCCAGCTCGTGCTCTCCTCGATCTTCCTGCAACCGGCACCGTTGCCGCTGATGCCGGGCGGGGTGTTGGCAAAGCTCTCGAAGGATCCGCGCGTCGCCTGGGTGGCGCCGGTCGGGTTCGGCGATTCCTTTGCCGGCTACCCTTTGGTTGGCACGACCCGCGCACTGATCGGGAGCACCGTTTCCGGTTTTGCCGCAGGCCGCATGTTCGAGAAAGAAGGCGAGGCGGTGGTCGGGGCGGCCGTGAAGCTGCCGGTCGGCGCCGAAATCAAGCCCATGCACGGCACGGCGCAGATGGGCGGCGAGACCCATGCGGGTGTCGTGTACCATGTGACCGGCAGGCTGCCGGCGACGGGAACGCCCTGGGATCGGGCCATTCTGGTGCCGATCCAGGCCGTCTGGCACGTCCATGGCCTCGGCCACGGGCATGAGCAGGAGGATGAACAGCATCACGAAGGCGAGGTCGCTGCGGCTGACCACCCCGACGAGGATCACGATCATCACGGCGCCATCGATGCGGATGCGGCGATCGACGAGGATTTCGCCTCCGATGCCCCCGGCCTTCCCGCAGTCCTGGTAAAGCCGAAGACGATTGCCGATGCCTACAAGCTCCGCCAGGAATATCGCAACGGCAATACGCTCGCGGTTTTCCCGGGCGAGGTGCTGACCAGCCTCTATGCAACGCTCGGCGATGCCAAGATGGTGCTGAGCGCCGTGGCCGCCGGATCGCAGGGCCTGGTGGCGGCAGCCTTGGTCCTGGTCACCGTCACCCATATCGGCCAGCGTCGGCGCCAGATCGGCGCGCTCCGGGCTTTCGGGGCGCCGCGGCTGTCGGTTTTTGCAATCGTCTGGTTCGAGCTCTTCCTGCTGGTCACGCTCGGCATCGGCCTCGGCTTCCTGACCGGCCTTGCTGCCGCCCGGCTGATCGCCAACGCGTTTACTGTCAAGAGCGGCATCATCCTGCCAGTCGGCTTTACCGGCGAAGATTGGCGCATGGCGCTGATCCTGATTGGTGCGTCGGCGGTCTTGTCCGCCGTGCCAGCCGTTCTCGCCTACCGCCAGTCGCCGGCGGCGGCGCTCCGGGCCTAG
- a CDS encoding ABC transporter ATP-binding protein, which produces MLSLHLDGLGKSFPGLGSPVLLVDFLVIAAGERVAVTGGSGSGKSTFINVITGLERPTSGKVVWSGEDISRLSETARDRWRAEHVGLVMQDFHLFPGLSAVENVLLPARLARVADAALIARAHDLLKDVGLSRPDQKIETMSRGEMQRVAIARAVLRKPGVIVADEPTASLDVEAGEAVGRLLLDMAAEAKSMLIVVSHDERLIDRLDRRITLSAGRIVADDLREEVAA; this is translated from the coding sequence ATGCTTTCCCTGCATCTCGACGGTCTGGGAAAATCGTTCCCCGGCCTCGGCAGCCCGGTTTTGCTGGTCGATTTCCTGGTGATCGCAGCGGGCGAGCGCGTTGCCGTCACCGGCGGTTCTGGCTCCGGCAAGAGCACTTTCATCAATGTCATTACCGGGCTCGAACGCCCCACCTCCGGAAAGGTCGTCTGGAGCGGCGAGGATATCAGCCGGTTGTCCGAAACGGCGCGCGACCGCTGGCGGGCCGAACATGTCGGCCTCGTCATGCAGGATTTTCATCTTTTCCCTGGCCTCTCGGCCGTCGAAAACGTGCTTCTGCCGGCGCGGCTGGCGCGTGTCGCCGATGCGGCGCTGATCGCGCGTGCGCACGATCTCCTCAAGGATGTGGGCCTTTCCCGTCCGGACCAGAAGATCGAGACCATGTCACGCGGCGAGATGCAGCGGGTCGCGATCGCCCGCGCGGTCCTGCGCAAGCCGGGCGTGATCGTCGCCGACGAGCCGACGGCCAGCCTCGATGTGGAGGCGGGCGAGGCGGTTGGACGATTGCTGCTCGACATGGCGGCAGAGGCGAAAAGCATGCTGATCGTCGTCTCACATGACGAGCGGCTGATCGATCGCCTGGATCGCCGCATCACGCTCAGCGCCGGCCGCATCGTCGCCGACGACCTGCGCGAAGAGGTGGCCGCATGA
- a CDS encoding energy transducer TonB family protein yields MSLVVSQTGPGGRVGELALWGAAGLLMLAVHFGAAAYLMREQPEVLADNAPPAAIMIELAPEPEAAKTEEEQISPDMQEQEQVMNEQAEPIKEPQPEPVAEPVEQPVEPPPQEVAEPVEPEPVQPPVVEPPPEPEPEVTETVPEPPPEPIEEIKPVDEQMTAALENVEVPLPAMRPLPPPVAEKPPEQPKKPEPRKEPVKKVQKPKQQQQQARPDMAEAKIQAKQSDRTAASQNSTSLFSSSVSPQQWMTRVRTKIARYARKCPGNGTGIVTVRFSFDGGGNIGSVSVAGSSGNASIDDYVASAVRRASPIPAPPSGVASSLSQPVRCE; encoded by the coding sequence ATGAGCCTCGTCGTCTCGCAGACAGGTCCGGGCGGACGCGTCGGCGAGCTGGCGCTGTGGGGCGCTGCCGGACTGCTGATGCTGGCGGTACATTTCGGCGCCGCGGCCTATCTGATGCGCGAACAACCCGAGGTACTCGCCGACAACGCACCGCCTGCAGCGATCATGATCGAACTCGCGCCGGAGCCGGAAGCCGCCAAGACCGAGGAAGAGCAGATCTCTCCTGACATGCAGGAGCAGGAACAGGTGATGAACGAGCAGGCGGAGCCCATCAAGGAACCGCAGCCGGAGCCTGTTGCCGAACCCGTCGAGCAGCCGGTCGAACCGCCGCCGCAGGAAGTCGCCGAACCGGTCGAGCCCGAACCGGTGCAGCCGCCCGTGGTAGAACCGCCACCGGAGCCGGAACCCGAGGTTACCGAAACCGTCCCCGAACCACCGCCGGAACCGATCGAGGAGATCAAGCCGGTCGACGAACAGATGACGGCGGCGCTGGAAAATGTCGAAGTGCCGTTGCCGGCGATGCGGCCTCTGCCGCCACCGGTCGCGGAAAAGCCGCCGGAACAGCCGAAAAAGCCGGAGCCCCGAAAGGAGCCGGTGAAGAAGGTCCAGAAGCCGAAGCAACAGCAGCAGCAGGCCCGTCCGGACATGGCCGAGGCGAAGATCCAGGCCAAACAATCGGACCGCACGGCCGCCAGCCAAAATTCCACGAGCCTCTTCTCTTCGTCGGTCTCGCCGCAGCAGTGGATGACGCGCGTGAGAACGAAGATTGCTCGATACGCCCGCAAATGCCCCGGCAACGGGACCGGCATCGTGACGGTCCGCTTCAGCTTCGACGGCGGCGGCAACATCGGCAGTGTCTCCGTCGCGGGGTCATCAGGCAACGCGTCTATCGACGACTATGTCGCATCGGCTGTCCGGCGTGCTTCGCCTATTCCGGCGCCACCCTCCGGTGTTGCAAGCTCACTCAGCCAGCCGGTAAGATGCGAATAA